In Candidatus Nealsonbacteria bacterium DGGOD1a, one DNA window encodes the following:
- the ligA gene encoding NAD-dependent DNA ligase LigA, translating into MSKQEAKERIAKLARLINHYRYAYHILDKPEISDEALDSLKKELFDLEALWPDLVSPDSPTQRVAGRPLAKFTKYSHKSPMISFNDAFSAQDINDWLDRAKRLLSDAEIKKIDFFCEPKLDGLAIELIYENGSLKVGATRGDGRIGENVTQNLKTIEAIPLRLRSADEIVAGLRASGLKKMAAAAGNGLKEVIVRGEVVITAREFDRINKKQMENGLPQFANPRNLAAGSIRQLDPKITASRHLDSNCYALVSDYGQITHEEEHKFLEIAGFKTNNKFSKYCPALADVFAFHEYWYKNRKNLPYEIDGIVVAINDNAIFKKLGVAGKAPRGAIAYKFPLKQTTTIVEDILVQVGRTGALTPVAVLSPVAVGGVMISRATLHNEDEIRRLGLKIGDTVVVGRAGDVIPDILKVLPELRTGREREFRMPETCPICGGRVAKKESEAVWRCANLECFAVQKRNLDHFVSRAAFNIDGMGPKIIEHLIDEGLIRDAADIFNLKEGDLVPLERFAEKSAKNLVEAINQKKRITLPRFVYALGIRNAGEQTSRALSDSFGSFEKIRTASLEDLRAVADIGPVVAESIREWFAKPENLRLIDKFFDVGIKIEPYKKADGRLRGLSFVITGTLESMSRQNAKDIVRELGGAAAETVSKNTDYLVAGENPGSKFAKARKLGVKIIDEKEFKKITS; encoded by the coding sequence ATGTCTAAACAAGAAGCTAAAGAACGGATCGCGAAATTGGCCAGACTTATCAATCATTACCGCTACGCGTATCATATACTTGACAAGCCGGAAATTTCGGATGAGGCGCTTGATTCCTTGAAAAAGGAACTTTTTGATTTGGAGGCGCTTTGGCCCGATCTTGTTTCGCCGGATTCGCCGACGCAGCGCGTGGCCGGACGGCCTCTGGCGAAGTTTACCAAATACAGCCATAAATCGCCGATGATTTCATTTAACGACGCGTTTTCCGCGCAGGATATAAACGATTGGCTTGATCGCGCCAAGCGATTGTTATCGGACGCCGAAATCAAAAAAATCGATTTTTTTTGCGAGCCGAAACTCGACGGATTGGCGATAGAGCTGATTTATGAGAATGGCAGTTTGAAAGTCGGCGCCACCCGCGGCGATGGCCGTATCGGCGAGAATGTCACTCAAAATTTGAAAACGATCGAAGCCATACCCTTGCGTTTGCGTTCCGCCGATGAGATTGTCGCCGGATTGCGCGCGAGCGGATTGAAAAAAATGGCCGCCGCCGCGGGCAACGGATTGAAAGAAGTGATTGTGCGCGGCGAGGTGGTTATCACCGCGCGCGAGTTCGACCGGATCAATAAAAAACAAATGGAGAATGGTTTGCCGCAATTTGCCAATCCCCGCAATCTGGCCGCCGGATCGATTCGCCAGCTTGATCCGAAGATTACCGCTTCCCGCCATCTGGATTCGAATTGTTACGCGCTGGTTAGCGATTACGGACAGATTACCCACGAGGAAGAGCATAAATTTTTGGAGATTGCCGGTTTTAAAACAAACAATAAATTCAGCAAGTATTGCCCGGCGTTGGCCGATGTTTTCGCTTTCCATGAATATTGGTATAAAAATCGCAAAAATCTGCCCTATGAGATTGACGGTATCGTGGTGGCGATTAACGATAATGCCATTTTTAAAAAACTGGGCGTGGCGGGCAAGGCGCCGCGGGGCGCGATCGCGTATAAATTTCCGTTGAAACAAACAACAACGATCGTGGAAGATATTTTGGTGCAGGTGGGCCGGACCGGCGCGCTGACGCCGGTGGCGGTTTTGAGTCCGGTGGCCGTGGGCGGAGTGATGATTTCCCGGGCGACTTTGCACAACGAGGATGAAATCCGCCGGCTCGGGTTGAAGATCGGCGACACGGTGGTGGTGGGCCGCGCCGGCGATGTGATTCCGGATATTTTAAAAGTTTTGCCCGAATTGCGGACCGGCCGGGAGCGCGAATTTAGAATGCCCGAAACCTGTCCGATTTGCGGCGGACGCGTCGCGAAAAAAGAAAGCGAGGCGGTTTGGCGGTGCGCCAATCTTGAATGTTTCGCCGTTCAGAAAAGAAATTTGGATCATTTTGTTTCCCGGGCGGCTTTCAATATCGACGGCATGGGTCCCAAGATTATCGAACATTTGATTGACGAGGGCTTGATTCGCGACGCGGCCGATATTTTTAATCTTAAAGAAGGCGATCTTGTTCCTTTGGAACGGTTCGCGGAAAAATCCGCTAAAAATCTGGTGGAAGCGATAAACCAAAAAAAGCGGATAACTTTGCCGCGTTTTGTTTACGCTTTGGGGATTCGCAACGCGGGCGAGCAGACCAGCCGCGCTTTAAGCGACAGCTTTGGCAGTTTTGAAAAAATTAGAACCGCTTCTTTGGAGGATTTGCGGGCAGTGGCGGACATCGGTCCGGTGGTGGCGGAATCAATTCGCGAGTGGTTTGCCAAGCCTGAAAATTTGAGATTGATCGATAAGTTTTTTGATGTCGGGATTAAAATCGAGCCGTACAAAAAGGCGGATGGCAGATTGCGAGGCTTGAGCTTTGTGATTACCGGCACGCTTGAATCAATGAGCCGCCAGAACGCCAAGGACATTGTGCGCGAATTGGGTGGCGCGGCGGCGGAGACGGTGTCAAAAAACACCGATTATCTGGTCGCGGGCGAGAATCCCGGATCAAAATTCGCCAAAGCGCGAAAATTGGGAGTGAAGATTATCGACGAAAAAGAATTTAAAAAAATAACAAGTTGA
- a CDS encoding HAMP domain-containing histidine kinase → MNKILKAAIGQLDIIGQCGKYNVPLRQCPQFLFLVMGGVIVIAVVATYLVGIRYGQIDPEMIALIVIGLATVMLVISFIIVRSFEQLAEASRLKTEFVSIVSHQIRSPLTNLKWIVEILMSGILGKIEGKQEEYFRILKENLERMQTLVNDLLTVSRIEAAAFVLKREEFSMENVARDLIAEFEPIAKSSNIKIGMNAEPGLPKIYSDPFQILQVLENLLYNAVRYMGFSSEKSDGERKVEIKLFRKGDYIYCEVQDSGIGIPKDDQKYIFQKFFRAENVRRYQTSGSGLGLYISKSIIERSGGKMGFSSREGLGATFWFKLPVAEKKNSRQ, encoded by the coding sequence ATGAATAAAATTCTTAAAGCGGCTATCGGCCAATTGGATATTATTGGCCAGTGCGGGAAATACAATGTTCCGTTAAGGCAATGTCCGCAATTTCTTTTTTTGGTGATGGGCGGCGTGATTGTTATTGCCGTGGTTGCCACTTATCTTGTCGGCATACGCTATGGCCAGATCGATCCGGAAATGATCGCTTTGATTGTTATCGGTCTGGCCACGGTGATGCTGGTGATTTCTTTTATTATCGTGCGCAGTTTTGAGCAGTTGGCCGAGGCCAGCCGTTTGAAGACCGAATTTGTCAGTATCGTGTCGCATCAGATACGCTCGCCGCTTACCAATTTAAAATGGATTGTCGAGATATTAATGTCGGGGATATTGGGAAAAATCGAAGGCAAACAAGAAGAATATTTCCGGATACTGAAGGAAAATTTGGAAAGGATGCAAACGCTCGTCAACGATCTTTTGACGGTGTCGCGAATCGAGGCGGCCGCGTTTGTTTTAAAAAGGGAAGAATTTTCAATGGAGAATGTGGCGCGCGATCTGATCGCGGAATTTGAACCAATCGCCAAATCATCAAACATTAAAATCGGGATGAACGCCGAACCCGGATTGCCGAAAATTTACAGCGATCCGTTTCAAATTCTGCAGGTTCTGGAAAATTTGCTGTATAATGCCGTGCGCTATATGGGTTTTTCTTCCGAAAAATCCGACGGCGAAAGAAAAGTGGAAATCAAACTCTTCCGCAAGGGAGACTATATTTATTGCGAAGTGCAAGACAGCGGCATTGGCATTCCCAAAGACGATCAAAAATATATTTTCCAAAAGTTTTTCCGCGCGGAGAATGTGCGGCGCTATCAAACCAGCGGTTCGGGCTTGGGACTTTATATTTCCAAGAGCATTATCGAAAGATCGGGCGGCAAGATGGGGTTTTCCAGCCGCGAAGGGTTGGGCGCCACTTTTTGGTTTAAACTGCCGGTGGCGGAAAAGAAAAATTCCAGGCAATAA
- a CDS encoding response regulator, which translates to MNKTILFVEDESVMQKTVSEFLGAKGYDVISALDGELGVNMARIRKPDLILLDIVLPKKNGFEVLKELKSDEETKSIPVIVLTNLSQMSDIGKVMELGVTTYLVKSDQGLKDILAVVDKTLGGAQN; encoded by the coding sequence ATGAATAAAACAATATTATTCGTTGAAGACGAATCGGTAATGCAAAAAACCGTGAGTGAATTTTTGGGCGCCAAAGGTTATGATGTTATTTCGGCGCTGGATGGCGAATTGGGCGTAAATATGGCGCGGATCCGTAAGCCGGATTTGATTCTTTTGGATATTGTTTTGCCCAAAAAAAACGGTTTTGAGGTTTTAAAAGAACTTAAAAGCGACGAGGAAACCAAATCGATTCCGGTGATCGTGCTGACCAACCTTTCGCAGATGAGCGATATCGGCAAGGTTATGGAATTGGGAGTGACGACTTATCTGGTGAAAAGCGATCAGGGATTGAAAGACATTCTGGCGGTGGTCGATAAAACGCTCGGCGGCGCGCAAAATTAA
- a CDS encoding GspE/PulE family protein, which yields MKVEPQQLKAFMLDANLVTVEQFDDCAQEAAAKNKRTEDVLIERNLIDAEQLLKLKAYILGIPYVNLEKDIIPFEVLTLIPEPIARANNVAAFRRTADSLEVAMIDPEDLRIIESIKKTTGLTVLPRLTNLQGMKSAIMQYQRTLAAEVGDLVGEPGEVGGNDEPGEFKMMDEGAGRELGGDGNELKKAAQDLPVIRIVDTLVKHAILERASDIHIEPTEKEVIVRYRVDGILRDAMTLPKNSTAGIVARIKVLSNLKLDECRLPQDGRFKVESDQWKYSLRVSTLPVFYGEKIVMRLLSEGTKAFPLEQLGFRGRGLEKIKNSLQKTMGMILMTGPTGSGKTTTLYSMMDVLNEPGVNISTIEDPIEYQMPRVNQTQVNAKIGLTFASGLRTLLRQDPNIIMVGEIRDNETAALAINAALTGHLVLSTLHTNTAAGAIPRLIDMKAEPFLISSTIDVIIAQRLIRCLGDSREEYRLKEADVEHLKHYCDISRILAMLKDEKIVPAKATWKNIPFWRPKSVKDCPDGYKGRVGIHEVLSVSPKIKDLIVKNSTADAVQAQAVKEGMVTMFEDGFIKAAQGKTSIEEVLRVITE from the coding sequence ATGAAAGTCGAACCACAGCAGCTTAAAGCGTTTATGCTTGACGCCAACTTGGTGACCGTTGAGCAATTTGATGATTGCGCCCAAGAAGCCGCCGCGAAAAACAAGCGGACGGAGGATGTTTTGATTGAGCGGAATTTGATTGACGCCGAACAGCTTTTGAAGTTGAAGGCCTACATTTTGGGTATTCCTTATGTCAATTTGGAGAAAGATATTATTCCTTTTGAAGTTTTGACTCTTATTCCGGAACCGATCGCGCGGGCGAACAATGTGGCGGCGTTCCGCAGGACTGCCGATTCGCTGGAGGTGGCGATGATCGATCCCGAAGATTTGCGGATCATTGAATCGATTAAAAAAACCACCGGACTGACGGTTTTGCCGCGCTTGACCAATCTTCAGGGGATGAAGAGCGCGATAATGCAATACCAAAGGACATTGGCGGCCGAAGTGGGCGATTTGGTGGGTGAACCCGGCGAAGTCGGGGGAAACGACGAACCCGGCGAGTTTAAAATGATGGATGAAGGGGCCGGCCGCGAGCTTGGCGGCGACGGCAATGAATTGAAGAAAGCCGCTCAAGATTTGCCGGTGATCAGAATCGTCGATACGCTGGTCAAACACGCGATATTGGAACGGGCTTCGGATATTCATATCGAACCAACGGAGAAAGAAGTAATCGTGCGCTATCGCGTTGACGGAATCTTGCGCGACGCGATGACCTTGCCGAAAAATTCGACCGCCGGGATCGTGGCGCGCATTAAAGTCCTGTCCAATTTGAAGCTTGACGAATGCCGCCTGCCGCAGGATGGCCGTTTCAAAGTGGAAAGCGACCAATGGAAATATTCTTTGCGCGTTTCAACTTTACCGGTTTTTTACGGGGAAAAGATCGTAATGAGGCTGCTCTCCGAAGGTACCAAGGCGTTTCCGTTGGAGCAACTCGGTTTTCGGGGCCGGGGCTTGGAAAAGATTAAGAATTCGCTTCAGAAAACAATGGGAATGATTCTGATGACCGGTCCGACCGGATCGGGCAAAACCACGACGCTTTATTCGATGATGGATGTCTTAAACGAGCCGGGAGTGAACATTTCCACCATTGAAGACCCGATTGAATATCAAATGCCGCGGGTGAACCAAACGCAAGTGAACGCCAAGATCGGATTGACTTTCGCGTCGGGTTTGCGCACTCTTTTACGCCAAGACCCGAACATTATTATGGTGGGAGAAATTCGCGACAACGAAACCGCGGCGCTGGCGATTAACGCGGCGTTGACCGGCCATTTGGTGTTGTCCACTTTGCACACCAATACGGCCGCCGGCGCCATCCCGCGTTTGATCGATATGAAAGCCGAGCCGTTTTTAATTTCGTCCACGATCGATGTGATCATCGCCCAACGCTTGATACGGTGCTTGGGCGATTCGCGGGAAGAGTATCGCTTGAAAGAAGCCGATGTCGAACATTTGAAACACTACTGCGATATTAGCCGGATTTTGGCGATGTTGAAGGACGAAAAAATTGTTCCGGCCAAAGCAACCTGGAAAAACATTCCTTTTTGGCGGCCTAAATCCGTCAAGGATTGCCCCGACGGGTATAAAGGACGGGTTGGTATCCACGAAGTTTTATCCGTGTCGCCGAAAATCAAGGATTTGATCGTGAAAAATTCAACCGCGGACGCGGTGCAGGCGCAGGCGGTGAAAGAGGGAATGGTGACGATGTTTGAAGATGGTTTTATCAAAGCCGCGCAAGGCAAAACTTCCATTGAAGAAGTTTTGCGCGTGATTACCGAATAA